In the genome of Spea bombifrons isolate aSpeBom1 chromosome 11, aSpeBom1.2.pri, whole genome shotgun sequence, one region contains:
- the FHIP2A gene encoding FHF complex subunit HOOK interacting protein 2A, producing the protein MFSKLSSILQQAVEALAPSLPLQEDFVYHWKAITHYYIETTDDKAPVTDTNIPSHLEQMLDILVQEESERESGETGPCMEYLLHHKVLETLYTLGKADCPPGMKQQVLVFYTKLLGRIRQPLLPHINVHRPVQKLIRLCGEVLANPTENEEIQFLCIVCSKLKQDPYLVNFFLENKSKSTQPAASSYSAPGPRGSGQVLTSDTGQPVTAGTGTGGDAGANPPPESSDDLKASALPEPSANHVYQDYNLVNSLLNLTKSPDGRVAVKACEGLMLLVSLPEPAAAKCLTQGTCMCELLTDRLTSLYQALPQSIDPLDIETVEGINWGLDSYNVKDDASAFPGKRALISFLSWFDYCDQLIKEAHRMAASAMAKCVRERFLVGVMEPQLLQTSEIGILTATALLHRIVRHVSSEALLQEIVCFLLGEQREPETLREIQRCPLRYRLIEHCNHISDEISIMTLRLFEHLLQKPNEHILYNLCLRNLEERNYTEYKPPCPEDKDIVENGQIAGAVDLEEDPIFTDMSPENTLSKEWLSASPPVSPDHQRNDGKTEVHKIVNSFLCLVPDEAKSSYQVEGTGYDTYLRDAHRQFRDFCAVCLQWDWPGTAKAIEKCNLEAPFFEGHFLKVLFDRMGRILDQPYDVNLQVTSVLSKLSLFPHPHLHEFLLDPYVNLAPGCRSLFSVIVRVVGDLMVRIQRIPDFTPKLLLVRKRLLGLEPDGPIVDHMTLLEGVIVLEEFCKELAAIAFVKYHTCRTP; encoded by the exons ATGTTCTCCAAACTCAGCTCCATCCTGCAGCAGGCCGTGGAAGCG CTCGCTCCTTCTCTGCCGTTGCAGGAGGATTTTGTTTATCACTGGAAGGCGATCACTCATTATTACATCGAAACAACCG ATGACAAGGCCCCGGTGACCGACACCAACATCCCGTCTCACCTGGAGCAGATGCTGGACATCCTGGTGCAGGAGGAGAGCGAGCGGGAGTCGGGCGAGACGGGGCCCTGCATGGAGTACTTACTGCACCACAAAGTCCTGGAGACCCTCTACACCCTGGGCAAAGCCGAT TGTCCCCCCGGCATGAAGCAGCAGGTCTTGGTTTTCTACACGAAGCTTCTCGGCAGAATCCGGCAGCCTCTCCTCCCTCATATAAACGTCCACCGACCGGTGCAG AAACTCATCCGTCTTTGCGGTGAAGTCCTGGCCAACCCGACCGAAAACGAGGAAATCCAGTTCCTGTGCATCGTCTGCTCCAAACTCAAACAGGACCCGTATTTGGTCAACTTCTTCCTGGAG AACAAATCAAAATCTACGCAACCCGCGGCATCGTCATACAGCGCGCCGGGGCCACGTGGCAGCGGACAGGTCCTGACCAGCGATACTGGGCAGCCGGTCACTGCAGGGACTGGTACAGGAGGGGACGCCGGTGCCAATCCTCCCCCCGAATCATCCGACGACCTAAAAGCGTCTGCGCTGCCAGAACCGTCTGCCAATCACGTCTATCAGGATTATAACCTGGTGAATTCGTTACTGAACCTCACCAAGAGTCCG GACGGGAGGGTCGCAGTGAAGGCCTGCGAGGGTCTCATGCTTCTCGTGAGTTTGCCGGAACCTGCCGCTGCCAAATGCCTGACGCAGGGCACCTGTATGTGCGAGCTGCTGACGGACCGGCTGACCTCGCTGTACCAGGCGCTGCCGCAGTCCATCGACCCGCTGGATATCGAGACGGTGGAGGGGATTAACTGGGG CTTGGATTCATACAACGTTAAAGACGACGCCTCGGCCTTCCCTGGGAAACGCGCTCTCATATCTTTCCTGTCTTGGTTTGATTATTGCGACCAGCTTATTAAAGAAGCGCACAGG ATGGCTGCGTCCGCGATGGCGAAATGCGTGCGGGAGCGATTCCTCGTCGGCGTCATGGAACCGCAGCTTCTGCAGAC GTCTGAGATCGGGATCCTGACGGCGACGGCTCTGCTCCACCGGATCGTGCGCCACGTCTCGTCTGAAGCCCTGTTGCAGGAAATCGTCTGTTTCTTGCTTGGGGAGCAGAGAGAGCCGGAGACGCTGCGGGAAATCCAGCGCTGCCCCTTACGCTATCGGCTCATCGAGCACTGCAATCACATCTCCGACGAG ATCAGTATTATGACCCTCCGCCTGTTTGAACATCTCTTACAAAAACCCAACGAGCACATACTTTATAACCTGTGTCTGAGAAACCTGGAGGAGCGCAACTACACGGAGTACAAGCCCCCGTGCCCAGAAGACAAAGACATCGTGGAGAACGGACAGATAGCGGGAGCCGT CGACTTGGAAGAAGATCCCATCTTCACCGACATGTCTCCCGAAAACACTCTTTCTAAAGAATGGCTGAGCGCCTCGCCGCCGGTCAGTCCCGATCATCAGCGCAACGACGGGAAGACAGAGGTGCACAAGATAGTGAACAG TTTTCTCTGCCTTGTACCCGATGAAGCCAAATCTTCATACCAAGTGGAGGGCACCGGCTATGACACCTACCTCAGGGACGCGCACAGACAG TTCAGAGATTTCTGCGCCGTCTGCCTGCAGTGGGACTGGCCCGGCACGGCCAAGGCCATCGAGAAGTGCAACCTAGAAGCTCCTTTCTTCGAGGGACATTTCTTAAAAGTTCTGTTTGACAGAATGGGCAGGATTCTGGATCAG CCGTATGATGTGAATTTGCAAGTCACGTCGGTGCTTTCCAAGCTCTCGCTGTTTCCCCATCCGCATTTGCACGAGTTCCTGCTGGATCCCTACGTCAATCTGGCCCCGGGGTGCCGGTCGCTGTTCTCCGTCATAGTCCGG